A genomic region of Christiangramia sp. OXR-203 contains the following coding sequences:
- a CDS encoding HAD family hydrolase: MIKFIVTDVDGTLLNDQHEIHPDFWRMEEELSAKGIQFSIASGRQFYNLESKFERIKHRTMFFAENGTYVSFKGKELYVNPIEKNAAINFIEMGRKLEDTYVVLCGKDSAYIETSDKKFIDHISQFYERLKVVEDLTEVDDTYLKVTYCNFNGVEDNTYPHFVDYTDRFKVAIAAKIFIDITALNANKGNAIKGIQKEMNFTEEETLVFGDYLNDLEMMKVSAHSYAMKNAHPEVKEASKFITSHDNNEHGVLRTISDLGLASFS, from the coding sequence ATGATTAAGTTTATAGTAACCGACGTTGATGGCACCCTCCTAAATGACCAGCACGAGATTCATCCTGACTTCTGGAGAATGGAGGAAGAATTGAGTGCTAAGGGAATACAATTTTCCATTGCCAGCGGCCGACAGTTTTATAATCTGGAAAGCAAATTTGAAAGGATTAAGCATCGCACCATGTTCTTCGCAGAGAATGGAACTTATGTATCATTTAAGGGTAAAGAACTCTATGTGAATCCCATAGAAAAGAACGCTGCCATTAATTTTATAGAGATGGGCCGAAAACTGGAAGATACCTACGTTGTGCTCTGCGGAAAAGATTCAGCTTATATAGAAACGAGTGACAAGAAATTCATTGATCATATTTCTCAGTTTTATGAACGTTTGAAAGTTGTGGAAGATCTTACGGAAGTGGATGATACCTATCTGAAAGTTACGTACTGCAATTTCAATGGAGTTGAAGATAATACCTATCCACATTTTGTCGATTATACAGACCGTTTCAAGGTTGCGATCGCCGCAAAGATATTCATAGATATCACAGCGCTAAATGCAAATAAAGGAAATGCTATCAAAGGAATTCAAAAGGAAATGAATTTTACTGAAGAAGAAACTTTGGTATTTGGAGATTATCTGAATGACCTCGAAATGATGAAAGTTTCAGCTCATAGTTACGCTATGAAAAATGCTCATCCTGAAGTTAAAGAGGCCAGTAAGTTCATTACCAGTCATGACAATAATGAGCATGGCGTGCTTAGAACGATCTCAGATCTGGGACTCGCAAGTTTTAGTTAA
- a CDS encoding LptF/LptG family permease — MKILDRYILTSFLKTFFSVFIILMFIFVLQTIWLYIGELAGKDLDTEVILKFLLYFSPKLVPLVLPLTILLTSIMTFGSFAENYEFAAMKSSGISLGRAMRSLTVFIVLVSLTAFFFANNVIPAAEFKSINLRKNIAQLKPAMAISEGIFNDIGTFNIKVEEKSGENDQFLTDVIIHQKEKNGGNTTVIKAREGELVGSTNSDVLSLILKEGNYYDEVTPSDYQKRKRKPFTKTYFDEYIINIDLSNFNNVDLEDQNYNSTHGMLKISELSESIDSFSVNYNTKLASLKSNMYDRSGIVNVQNNLKPKDTIVSTDESILTHYNTYDAAQISNLALGTVNSAIAHLGMQKQEFKNNIKQINKFEIALHEKYALGIACIVLFFVGAPLGAIIRKGGIGLPIVVAILLFLTYHFIGIFTKNSAENGSVPAFVATWLPTWIMLPLGVFLTYRATTDQGLLVFDSLTDPIKKLFKKAGAIRNKSKS, encoded by the coding sequence TTGAAGATACTCGACCGGTACATACTTACCAGCTTTTTAAAAACATTTTTCTCGGTCTTTATAATACTGATGTTCATCTTTGTACTCCAAACGATATGGCTGTACATAGGTGAACTTGCTGGTAAAGATTTGGATACAGAAGTAATCCTGAAATTTTTACTTTACTTCTCCCCCAAGCTGGTGCCTTTAGTATTACCACTTACAATCCTGCTTACTTCCATCATGACTTTCGGTTCTTTTGCTGAAAATTATGAATTTGCTGCCATGAAGTCTTCAGGTATTTCCCTGGGTCGTGCAATGCGTAGCCTTACTGTTTTTATAGTTTTGGTAAGTCTTACAGCTTTCTTTTTCGCCAATAATGTCATTCCCGCAGCAGAGTTTAAATCTATCAATCTTCGGAAGAATATTGCCCAGTTAAAGCCGGCCATGGCTATTTCTGAAGGAATCTTTAATGACATTGGAACCTTTAATATTAAGGTAGAAGAAAAAAGTGGTGAGAATGATCAGTTTCTTACCGATGTGATTATTCATCAGAAGGAGAAAAATGGTGGCAATACTACGGTGATCAAAGCGAGGGAAGGCGAACTGGTTGGAAGTACTAATTCTGATGTACTCTCACTTATTCTGAAGGAAGGGAACTACTATGATGAAGTAACACCTTCAGACTATCAAAAGAGGAAAAGAAAACCATTTACAAAGACGTATTTTGATGAATATATCATCAATATTGATCTCTCGAATTTTAATAATGTGGATCTGGAGGATCAAAACTATAATTCCACCCACGGAATGTTGAAGATTTCAGAATTGAGCGAAAGTATAGATTCATTTTCAGTGAACTACAACACCAAATTGGCTAGTCTTAAATCTAATATGTACGACCGCTCCGGGATCGTGAATGTTCAGAATAATTTAAAACCAAAAGATACCATCGTTTCTACAGATGAAAGTATTCTAACCCATTACAATACTTACGACGCAGCACAAATTTCTAACCTGGCTTTGGGAACTGTGAACAGCGCTATTGCCCATCTTGGAATGCAGAAGCAAGAGTTTAAAAATAATATAAAACAGATCAATAAATTCGAAATCGCTTTACATGAAAAATATGCTCTTGGAATTGCCTGTATCGTACTGTTCTTTGTAGGCGCTCCACTTGGGGCTATTATCAGGAAAGGCGGAATTGGTTTACCTATCGTGGTTGCGATCCTACTGTTTCTTACCTATCACTTTATTGGGATATTCACGAAGAATTCAGCAGAAAATGGAAGTGTTCCTGCGTTTGTGGCTACATGGCTGCCTACCTGGATCATGCTTCCACTTGGTGTTTTTCTCACTTACAGAGCAACGACAGATCAAGGATTACTTGTCTTTGACAGTCTTACAGATCCCATAAAAAAACTCTTCAAAAAAGCCGGAGCGATTCGGAACAAAAGTAAATCATAA
- a CDS encoding TonB-dependent receptor, translating into MNHKLLLLVIFFGYTALAQNSGNIKGKVTNLKGEAISPANVDVQGTGMGTETNREGAYIIEGVPDGNYLLRVSYVGYEPKEIAITIQPGKTTSLPNIVLRSSEEQLEEVIIQGNGNSNKYDRAKSAYVSKLPLKNIENPQVYDNITAELLEEQIVTNFDDALKNSSGITKLWESTGRGGDGAGYYSLRGFPVQPTMVNGLPALTNGSPDPANIENIEVIKGPSGTLYGSSLISYGGLINITTKKPYDYFGGNINYTLGSYGLNRVAADVNTPLDEDGDVALRINTAYHTQNSFQDAGFSKSFFFAPSLCYQVNDRLSFLINTEFYSGESTNPTMLFVDRGAPLTVTNIEELGYNSNRSYTSNDLTLKNPTYSLQGQMNYILSENWTSQTAVSRGSSKSEGYYSYLYETTRFYEGLDEGVVFTRYMNNQNSTTLTTDFQQNFIGDFEIFGMRNRMVAGLDYFQRETIDNGTGYVGNGNIYIGNASLQNVNESVFGITEQANYITIGDSGILSTAAVDGLLVNTNRNNNIVKEDIYSAYVSNVINITPALSAMASLRIDQFENDSNSQTALSPKFGVVYQPIIDRVSIFANYMDGFSNVAPSEVINQDTGETNRIAFDPEHATQFEIGTKLNLFNDKLFATLSYYDIQVENIVLGNGINVNQDGTQYSRGFEARITASPVDGLNVIAGFSHNDSEVTEASENDDFLGRRPESAGPETLANLWASYRFTSGITEGFGFGLGGNYASYNMIFNRNTAGIFTLPSYTVINAAVFYDVDKFLINLKLNNLTNDDYFNGWSTINPQAPRNFAAALTYRF; encoded by the coding sequence ATGAATCATAAATTACTACTACTAGTTATCTTTTTCGGTTACACCGCATTAGCTCAGAATTCTGGAAATATCAAGGGAAAGGTTACTAATTTAAAAGGGGAGGCGATTTCTCCAGCGAATGTAGATGTTCAGGGTACAGGAATGGGAACAGAAACAAATCGAGAAGGTGCTTATATAATCGAAGGCGTTCCTGATGGTAATTATCTTCTAAGAGTGTCTTATGTTGGATATGAGCCAAAAGAAATCGCAATTACAATTCAGCCGGGCAAAACGACCAGTCTTCCCAATATTGTATTGAGATCTAGTGAAGAACAGCTGGAGGAAGTAATAATCCAGGGAAATGGGAACTCAAATAAATATGATCGTGCTAAAAGCGCATACGTTTCAAAATTACCATTAAAGAATATTGAGAATCCCCAGGTTTATGACAATATAACTGCAGAATTACTTGAGGAGCAAATCGTTACAAATTTTGATGATGCTTTAAAAAATAGTTCGGGAATAACCAAATTATGGGAATCTACAGGTAGAGGTGGAGATGGCGCAGGGTATTATTCACTTCGAGGTTTTCCTGTACAGCCAACTATGGTTAATGGCTTGCCAGCTCTTACCAATGGCAGTCCGGATCCCGCAAATATTGAAAACATCGAAGTGATAAAAGGGCCTTCCGGGACTTTGTATGGGAGCAGTCTTATTTCCTACGGAGGCTTGATCAATATCACCACAAAAAAGCCATATGATTATTTCGGCGGAAATATTAATTATACGCTAGGTAGCTATGGACTCAACCGGGTGGCAGCAGATGTAAATACACCATTAGATGAAGATGGAGATGTAGCTCTACGAATTAACACTGCATATCATACTCAAAATTCTTTTCAGGATGCCGGGTTTTCAAAATCTTTTTTCTTCGCGCCATCTTTATGTTACCAAGTAAACGACAGACTATCTTTTTTAATCAATACTGAATTTTATAGTGGCGAGTCAACTAATCCTACCATGCTTTTTGTAGATAGGGGAGCACCTTTGACAGTAACTAATATTGAAGAATTAGGTTATAACTCGAATAGGTCTTACACCAGTAACGATCTAACTTTAAAAAATCCTACTTATAGCCTACAGGGTCAGATGAATTATATATTGTCAGAGAACTGGACTTCTCAAACTGCTGTTTCTCGTGGAAGTTCAAAGTCTGAAGGCTATTATTCATATCTCTACGAAACCACCAGATTTTACGAAGGTTTGGATGAAGGAGTAGTGTTTACGCGGTATATGAATAATCAGAATTCCACAACTCTGACTACAGACTTTCAGCAGAATTTTATTGGTGATTTTGAGATCTTCGGAATGAGAAACAGAATGGTAGCGGGCTTGGACTATTTTCAACGCGAAACCATAGATAATGGAACCGGTTATGTGGGCAACGGAAATATTTATATTGGAAATGCGAGTCTTCAAAATGTGAACGAGAGCGTTTTTGGTATTACTGAGCAAGCGAATTATATCACAATTGGAGATAGTGGTATCCTTTCCACAGCGGCAGTTGACGGTCTATTGGTCAATACAAATCGAAATAATAATATTGTAAAGGAGGATATCTATAGTGCTTATGTGTCGAATGTAATAAATATTACTCCGGCTTTATCTGCCATGGCTAGTTTACGAATAGACCAGTTTGAAAACGACAGTAATAGCCAAACGGCGCTTTCACCAAAATTCGGAGTGGTTTATCAGCCAATTATAGACCGGGTTTCCATATTTGCCAATTATATGGATGGTTTTAGTAACGTAGCACCTTCAGAAGTTATTAATCAGGATACAGGTGAAACAAACAGAATAGCTTTTGATCCTGAACATGCCACTCAATTCGAAATTGGAACCAAGCTGAACCTTTTCAACGATAAACTTTTTGCAACCCTGAGTTACTATGATATTCAGGTTGAAAACATTGTATTAGGAAATGGTATTAATGTGAATCAGGATGGAACTCAATATAGTCGTGGTTTTGAAGCCAGAATAACTGCAAGTCCAGTAGATGGGCTAAATGTTATAGCAGGCTTTAGTCATAACGATAGTGAAGTCACTGAAGCTTCAGAAAATGATGATTTCCTCGGAAGAAGACCGGAATCTGCCGGACCTGAGACTCTGGCTAACCTTTGGGCAAGTTATAGATTTACTTCCGGTATAACTGAAGGATTTGGTTTTGGATTAGGAGGTAACTACGCCAGTTATAACATGATTTTTAATCGTAATACTGCGGGAATATTTACGCTTCCATCTTATACAGTAATAAATGCAGCTGTTTTCTACGACGTGGATAAATTTTTAATTAACCTGAAATTAAATAATCTAACGAATGATGATTATTTTAATGGGTGGTCTACTATAAATCCGCAGGCACCTAGAAATTTCGCCGCAGCACTTACTTACAGATTTTAG
- a CDS encoding L,D-transpeptidase produces MNSSITPFRYLSLLAGILLFSCNSNSQIQEPVKEEQSQELSMKNPVIKREAKIFRKEVKYIVDSLKSRETIDSLLSNYNDDELKTVLAINRIEKNKLRPNRPLVIPECAAEEFNNYSPFPEDLQELHCIPKTVLINKRVQAFALYENGELVKWGPVSTGKGSTQTPAGLNYGNYKAKRKVSTVDASWILPYYFNFMNFEGVGVHQYALPGYPASHGCVRLYMDDAKYIFDWASMWELENSDIEYNGTPFMVFGEYDHSANKPWLDLKQNMKANDLTQDELNTIREYVIDYQEDPKNYHNIVSKTKDAELADA; encoded by the coding sequence ATGAACAGTTCAATCACACCTTTTCGTTATTTAAGTCTACTAGCCGGAATTTTGTTGTTCTCCTGTAATTCCAATTCACAAATTCAGGAACCAGTAAAGGAAGAGCAATCTCAGGAATTGAGTATGAAAAATCCCGTTATCAAAAGGGAAGCGAAAATTTTCCGAAAGGAAGTGAAATACATCGTGGATTCATTAAAATCTCGTGAGACTATAGATAGTTTGCTTAGTAATTATAACGACGACGAACTGAAAACAGTTCTTGCCATAAATCGTATCGAAAAAAATAAACTACGTCCTAACCGCCCACTCGTAATTCCAGAATGTGCTGCGGAAGAATTCAACAATTATAGTCCGTTTCCTGAAGATCTTCAAGAATTGCATTGTATTCCAAAGACAGTTTTGATTAACAAAAGAGTCCAGGCATTTGCGCTTTACGAAAATGGCGAATTAGTTAAATGGGGACCGGTAAGTACCGGGAAGGGTTCAACTCAAACTCCGGCAGGACTTAACTACGGGAATTATAAGGCGAAAAGAAAAGTAAGTACAGTAGATGCTTCATGGATACTTCCATATTATTTCAATTTTATGAATTTTGAGGGTGTTGGTGTGCACCAGTATGCACTTCCAGGATATCCAGCAAGTCATGGATGTGTAAGATTATACATGGATGACGCCAAGTATATTTTTGATTGGGCTAGCATGTGGGAGCTGGAAAATTCAGACATAGAATACAACGGAACGCCTTTTATGGTATTTGGAGAATATGACCATTCCGCCAACAAACCATGGTTAGACCTCAAACAAAATATGAAAGCGAATGATCTTACTCAGGATGAACTGAATACGATCAGGGAATATGTAATTGATTACCAGGAAGATCCAAAGAACTATCACAATATTGTTTCGAAAACGAAGGATGCTGAATTAGCCGATGCATAA
- a CDS encoding PepSY-associated TM helix domain-containing protein has protein sequence MKKKQRKNTLRKWAGRIHLWLGLLTGIIVFIVAITGCIYVFHDEIKDTIYDYRFVEQQQSGYLPPSEIKEIVQSKYPGTTDDFVLYAGQDRPVAVYGVYEETPYYYYLNPYTGEWLYSQDFTKDFFEIVKALHMYLLLPEEIGRQVVGISTLIFILMMITGVILWWPKKLKNLRKSLKIKWNARWRRVNYDLHNISGFYLHILAIVVAITGLYFSYDWVKDGLYFVGNLGEDVESDHHIENIVQKPRILEEPIDIAFVETQEKAPGHEMYFVWTEGDHHPVVTGAYTESLDYDHQSNYYFHPQTAELLQEQPYESKSTGLKLQEMSYGIHTGQYFGITGKIIAFILSIFVASLPVTGFIVWWGRKNRVKHLTR, from the coding sequence ATGAAGAAAAAACAAAGAAAAAATACACTTAGGAAATGGGCTGGCAGGATTCATCTCTGGTTAGGTCTGTTAACAGGCATCATTGTATTTATAGTCGCGATTACCGGATGTATCTATGTATTTCATGACGAAATTAAAGATACTATCTACGACTACCGCTTTGTAGAACAGCAGCAGAGTGGATATTTGCCACCTTCAGAAATTAAAGAGATCGTACAGTCGAAATATCCCGGAACTACAGATGATTTTGTGCTCTATGCCGGGCAGGACAGGCCAGTTGCGGTGTACGGAGTATATGAAGAAACCCCATATTACTATTACTTAAATCCATATACTGGTGAATGGTTATATTCTCAGGATTTTACGAAGGATTTTTTCGAGATCGTAAAGGCATTGCACATGTATCTTTTGTTACCTGAAGAAATTGGCCGACAGGTGGTAGGTATTTCAACTTTGATATTTATTCTGATGATGATCACGGGAGTTATACTTTGGTGGCCAAAGAAGCTTAAGAATTTAAGAAAGAGTCTGAAAATAAAATGGAATGCTCGTTGGAGAAGAGTGAATTATGACCTGCATAATATCAGCGGATTCTATCTTCATATTCTTGCTATTGTGGTAGCGATTACTGGTTTATACTTTTCCTATGATTGGGTAAAAGATGGACTTTATTTTGTGGGAAATCTCGGGGAAGATGTAGAAAGCGATCATCATATCGAAAATATCGTTCAGAAACCCCGAATTTTAGAGGAGCCTATAGATATAGCTTTTGTTGAAACTCAAGAGAAAGCGCCTGGACATGAAATGTATTTTGTGTGGACAGAGGGTGATCATCATCCCGTAGTTACCGGTGCCTATACCGAGTCCCTGGACTACGACCATCAATCTAACTATTATTTCCATCCACAAACTGCTGAATTACTTCAGGAACAGCCATATGAATCTAAAAGTACTGGTTTAAAGCTACAGGAAATGAGTTATGGTATTCATACAGGTCAGTATTTTGGAATAACCGGGAAGATCATCGCCTTTATCCTGAGCATTTTTGTCGCAAGCTTACCTGTTACAGGATTTATAGTGTGGTGGGGAAGAAAAAACCGGGTGAAGCATCTCACCCGGTGA
- a CDS encoding outer membrane lipoprotein carrier protein LolA, whose protein sequence is MKRLVFILAAILSFGVQAQEASKAQKLLNEVSAKVKNYDNMVIEFKYSLENEAENVSQETRGDVSIDGDKYLLNLMGTTQMFDGKKIYTIIPEDEEINISNYVEEDSNSITPSKMFTFYQNGYNYKMDITQNVKGREIQYVKLTPKDSKAEIKNILLGIDTQTKHIYNMIQTQENGTKVTITVKSFKTDQPLAKNLFTFNEARYSDFYINRLD, encoded by the coding sequence ATGAAAAGATTAGTATTTATTTTGGCAGCTATACTCAGTTTTGGAGTACAGGCGCAGGAAGCATCAAAAGCTCAGAAATTACTAAATGAAGTTTCAGCAAAGGTGAAGAATTATGACAATATGGTCATAGAATTCAAGTATTCACTTGAAAACGAAGCTGAGAATGTAAGCCAGGAAACTCGCGGAGATGTTAGTATTGACGGGGATAAATACCTGTTGAATTTAATGGGGACCACGCAGATGTTTGACGGGAAAAAGATCTATACCATCATTCCAGAAGACGAGGAGATTAACATTTCCAATTATGTTGAGGAAGATAGCAACAGTATCACACCTTCGAAAATGTTCACATTTTATCAAAATGGGTATAACTACAAAATGGATATCACCCAGAATGTAAAAGGCAGAGAGATCCAGTATGTAAAACTTACACCAAAGGATAGCAAAGCTGAGATCAAAAACATTCTCCTTGGGATCGATACTCAAACCAAGCATATTTACAATATGATCCAGACCCAGGAGAATGGGACTAAAGTGACGATCACAGTGAAAAGTTTCAAGACAGATCAACCACTTGCAAAAAATCTATTTACCTTTAACGAAGCTAGATACAGCGACTTTTATATCAATAGATTAGACTAA
- a CDS encoding phage holin family protein, translating into MLQWIIHIVLDAVVLLIAAKFLSKVHLNGFKSALIVALIIGVLSFLLSWLLTAVLNIATLGIFYFLGLGFITRVVAYAIVIEIADKLTSDFKTEGFLPSLWLAILIAIVGAIVDALLF; encoded by the coding sequence ATGTTACAATGGATCATCCATATCGTGCTGGATGCAGTTGTCCTGCTCATCGCTGCGAAATTCCTGAGTAAGGTTCATCTTAATGGCTTTAAATCTGCACTAATTGTTGCATTGATCATTGGAGTATTAAGCTTCCTATTGAGCTGGTTACTTACCGCCGTATTGAATATTGCTACTCTCGGAATTTTCTACTTCCTTGGACTGGGCTTTATAACCCGTGTGGTCGCCTATGCAATCGTAATAGAAATAGCAGACAAATTAACTTCAGATTTCAAAACTGAAGGTTTTCTACCAAGCTTATGGTTAGCGATCCTTATCGCAATTGTAGGAGCGATTGTAGATGCACTCTTATTTTAA
- a CDS encoding NAD(P)H-dependent oxidoreductase has protein sequence MSNLKALNWRYATKKFDDSRILSEEKLEILKHAFNLTATSYGLQPLKMLVISNKETQQQLTEFSMNQQQVSTASHVLVICTEKNVDEKFISGYFQRVKNLRDTPDEVLQPFHNFLVDDFKNKAIEEIEAWARNQAYLALGTLLTVCATEEIDACPMEGFEPAKYDDFLKLGDRNLQSVLVLPVGYRAKDDFFSELKKVRRPLDEVIIEMD, from the coding sequence ATGAGTAATCTAAAAGCGCTGAACTGGCGTTATGCCACTAAAAAGTTTGATGATTCCAGAATTCTTTCCGAAGAAAAACTGGAGATCTTAAAACATGCATTTAATCTCACTGCCACTTCATATGGATTACAACCATTAAAAATGCTTGTAATTAGCAATAAAGAGACTCAACAGCAGCTTACAGAATTCTCCATGAATCAGCAGCAGGTAAGTACCGCTTCTCATGTACTGGTGATTTGTACTGAAAAGAATGTGGATGAAAAGTTTATATCGGGATACTTCCAACGTGTCAAGAATTTGAGAGACACACCAGATGAGGTTTTACAGCCTTTTCATAATTTTCTGGTAGATGACTTTAAGAATAAAGCGATCGAAGAAATTGAAGCCTGGGCGCGTAATCAGGCATACCTGGCTTTAGGAACACTATTAACCGTATGCGCTACTGAAGAAATAGACGCCTGTCCCATGGAAGGTTTTGAGCCTGCAAAATATGACGATTTCCTAAAACTTGGCGATAGAAACCTGCAGTCGGTACTTGTGCTTCCTGTTGGATATCGTGCTAAGGATGATTTCTTTTCAGAATTAAAAAAGGTGCGTCGCCCATTGGACGAAGTGATCATCGAAATGGATTAA
- a CDS encoding SanA/YdcF family protein: MKKLKKFILFSVIGIVLIIFTILGIEAIFLRHTSEDIYSDISKIPPRETVIILGASVHSDGKLSPILQDRVDTAIKLYRSNKVKNFHVTGDHRTEDYNEIAAMVAYLRERGIPQNQITSDHAGLDTYDSMYRAGKLFNIENATVVTQKFHLPRALFISGQLGFNYFGFTADQRAYQTEYRLKQREKLANVKALWEVLTNKEPSTMEYRLDSSVD; this comes from the coding sequence ATGAAAAAACTTAAAAAATTCATCTTATTCTCTGTCATTGGAATTGTGCTTATCATTTTTACCATCCTTGGTATTGAAGCCATTTTCTTGAGACACACTTCGGAAGACATTTATTCTGATATTTCCAAAATACCACCTCGAGAGACAGTAATTATCCTGGGTGCAAGTGTTCATTCTGATGGTAAACTATCTCCAATCTTACAGGACCGCGTAGATACTGCTATTAAATTATATCGCAGTAATAAGGTCAAAAATTTCCACGTCACCGGTGACCATCGAACCGAAGATTATAATGAGATCGCTGCCATGGTCGCTTACCTCAGAGAAAGAGGTATTCCTCAAAACCAGATCACTTCAGATCACGCAGGATTGGATACTTATGACAGCATGTACAGGGCGGGAAAACTTTTTAATATAGAGAATGCTACTGTGGTTACCCAGAAATTCCATTTACCCAGGGCTCTTTTCATTTCAGGTCAGTTGGGATTCAATTACTTTGGTTTTACGGCAGATCAACGTGCTTACCAAACCGAATACAGGCTGAAGCAAAGAGAAAAACTTGCAAATGTCAAGGCTCTCTGGGAGGTCTTGACCAATAAAGAACCAAGTACGATGGAATACAGGCTCGATTCTTCTGTAGATTGA
- the ribB gene encoding 3,4-dihydroxy-2-butanone-4-phosphate synthase has protein sequence MAEVGNNQYQVKLDTIQEAIDDIRAGKVIIVVDDIDRENEGDFLAAAEMVTPEMINFMATHGRGLICAPLTEPKCNDLKLEMMVGNNTDPMETAFTISVDLRGKGVTTGISASDRAQTIKSLIDPETKPQDLNRPGHIFPLKAKEGGVLRRTGHTEAAIDFARLAGFEPAGVIVEIMNEDGTMARLPQLLEVAKKFDLKIVSIEDLVAYRMQHDSLIEKKEDFELDTRFGKFRLRAYKQTTNSQVHIALTKGSWKTDEDILVRVNSTMVNNDILGTLTNNADKKLDGMFKAINDEGRGAIVFINPANPSPNLLFRITELKESQKQGEIKAPPVKMDNKDFGIGAQILHDLEIHKIRLLSNSQQTKRVGMIGYGLEIKEYVEY, from the coding sequence ATGGCAGAGGTAGGAAATAACCAGTATCAGGTCAAACTAGATACCATTCAGGAAGCTATTGATGATATTCGCGCCGGAAAGGTGATCATTGTAGTAGATGATATTGACCGAGAAAATGAAGGTGATTTTCTTGCCGCTGCAGAAATGGTTACTCCAGAAATGATCAATTTCATGGCTACTCATGGCCGCGGACTCATTTGCGCTCCTTTGACCGAGCCAAAATGTAATGATCTTAAACTGGAAATGATGGTTGGTAACAATACCGATCCTATGGAAACCGCTTTTACAATTTCGGTTGACCTGAGAGGAAAAGGTGTTACTACGGGTATTTCAGCTTCAGACAGAGCTCAAACCATCAAAAGCCTGATAGATCCCGAAACAAAACCTCAGGATCTTAATAGACCAGGACATATTTTTCCGCTGAAAGCCAAAGAAGGTGGAGTTTTACGTAGAACAGGTCATACAGAAGCAGCGATCGACTTTGCAAGACTTGCTGGTTTCGAACCTGCCGGAGTCATCGTGGAAATCATGAATGAAGATGGAACCATGGCGCGGTTACCTCAGCTGCTGGAAGTCGCTAAAAAGTTTGATTTAAAGATCGTTTCTATTGAAGATCTTGTCGCTTATAGAATGCAGCATGACAGTCTAATTGAGAAAAAGGAAGATTTTGAACTTGATACAAGATTTGGTAAATTCAGGCTTCGCGCTTACAAGCAAACTACCAATTCACAGGTTCATATAGCATTGACCAAGGGTTCATGGAAAACCGATGAAGACATTCTTGTGCGAGTGAATTCTACCATGGTAAACAATGATATCCTTGGAACTCTGACCAATAATGCAGATAAAAAACTGGATGGAATGTTTAAGGCGATCAATGATGAAGGACGTGGAGCCATCGTTTTTATCAATCCGGCTAACCCATCTCCAAACCTTTTATTTCGTATAACAGAATTAAAAGAAAGTCAGAAACAAGGAGAAATTAAAGCGCCTCCAGTGAAAATGGACAATAAGGATTTTGGAATTGGAGCTCAGATCCTACATGACCTTGAGATTCATAAGATCAGATTGTTGTCCAATTCCCAGCAGACTAAAAGAGTTGGAATGATTGGTTACGGTCTGGAGATCAAAGAATACGTAGAGTATTAA